The following are encoded together in the Oikeobacillus pervagus genome:
- a CDS encoding CamS family sex pheromone protein, whose amino-acid sequence MKKWLSVAIAVMVLLSGCAPSFKKQEEIISGDEKKQKAIIPHYQISKNYYKNILPFRPGKARGMVVSNINTRYDIVEFETGLMRIAQENFSPEKYLFQEGQYLDEKTISSWLKRKYTDSQLKEKKLKPSENLGLNPIDDEKGSIEDRNKNNPIYLAHIMEHNYLMKSDDQKILLKGAVIGLALNSIHYYQKEKYGATFDVELSQKKVEEEGKKIAQEVANRLRERKEFKSIPITIALFQQEGSNSVVPGHFFAYTHLDSGQVNINGWEKMDERYYLFPSPEAEKDHRDDITYFFNFKQDVEKYFQNYNGVIGRAFYKGDQLSDLKIEIPIQFYGKAESIGFTQFVTGLILEHFPAYIPIEVSITSVNGPEALIVKKQNEKEPFVHIYH is encoded by the coding sequence ATGAAGAAATGGTTATCGGTTGCAATAGCAGTAATGGTTCTATTAAGCGGTTGTGCTCCGAGTTTTAAAAAACAAGAAGAAATCATTAGTGGGGATGAAAAGAAGCAAAAGGCGATTATTCCTCATTACCAAATTTCTAAAAATTATTACAAGAATATTTTGCCTTTCCGCCCTGGAAAAGCGAGGGGAATGGTTGTCTCCAATATTAATACAAGATATGATATTGTGGAGTTTGAAACAGGATTAATGAGAATTGCCCAGGAGAATTTTTCACCAGAAAAATATCTATTTCAGGAAGGGCAATATTTAGATGAAAAAACGATCTCATCTTGGCTCAAGCGAAAATATACAGATAGCCAACTGAAGGAAAAGAAATTAAAGCCTTCTGAAAACTTGGGGTTAAATCCTATAGATGATGAAAAAGGCTCAATCGAAGATCGGAATAAGAATAATCCAATTTATCTTGCACATATTATGGAACATAATTATTTAATGAAATCCGATGATCAGAAAATTTTATTAAAGGGAGCGGTCATTGGGTTAGCTTTAAACTCTATCCATTATTATCAGAAGGAAAAATATGGTGCTACATTTGATGTTGAGCTATCCCAGAAAAAAGTGGAAGAGGAAGGAAAGAAAATAGCTCAAGAAGTGGCAAATCGTCTTAGAGAAAGAAAGGAATTTAAAAGTATTCCTATTACGATTGCCCTTTTCCAACAGGAAGGAAGTAATTCTGTAGTACCGGGTCATTTTTTTGCTTATACTCACTTGGATAGTGGGCAAGTGAATATTAACGGTTGGGAGAAGATGGACGAAAGATATTACCTTTTCCCATCACCAGAAGCAGAGAAAGATCACCGTGATGACATTACTTATTTCTTCAATTTCAAACAAGATGTGGAGAAATACTTCCAGAACTATAATGGGGTTATTGGTCGTGCCTTTTATAAAGGAGATCAATTATCAGATTTGAAAATTGAGATTCCCATTCAATTTTATGGAAAAGCGGAATCCATTGGTTTTACACAGTTTGTTACGGGCCTTATTTTAGAGCATTTCCCAGCATATATCCCAATAGAAGTCAGTATCACATCTGTAAATGGCCCGGAAGCTTTAATTGTGAAAAAACAGAATGAGAAAGAACCTTTCGTGCATATTTATCATTAG